One stretch of Halobacillus litoralis DNA includes these proteins:
- a CDS encoding GntP family permease: MEGFGLVLIILLGVLFVILATAKFNLHPFLSLLISAFAIGILSGMPLGDVVEAVNSGFGGLMGGIGLVIVFGTIIGVILEKSGAALRMAEVVLRIVGEKRPQLAMSAIGSIVSIPVFCDSGYVILSSLKKALANKTKVTVASMAIALSTGLFATHTLVPPTPGPIAAAGNIGAQNYLGTVILFGIIVAIPAILVGYLWAVKAGTKIHIDQSEEDALYDYDEVVSSFGDMPSATKSFAPILVPILLIGFSSVITFAGWESPLFSFFLFLGSPVVALLVGVLFAFALLPKYDEETLTQWVGIGIKEAAPILLITGAGGAFGSVISSTSIADLIKGIAGNEVAVGAVFIFIPFIIAAALKSAQGSSTAAIVITSTLIAPLLPQIGIEGAVPLALVVMAVGAGAMVVSHVNDSYFWVVKEFSGMSITQAYKAQTMGTLLQGLTAIIVTSFLWFILV, translated from the coding sequence ATGGAAGGTTTCGGACTTGTACTTATTATTTTACTCGGTGTTTTATTCGTCATTTTAGCCACGGCAAAATTCAACCTCCACCCTTTCCTTTCCCTTTTGATTTCTGCTTTTGCTATCGGAATATTATCTGGTATGCCACTTGGAGATGTCGTAGAGGCTGTCAATAGCGGGTTCGGAGGATTGATGGGAGGTATAGGACTCGTCATCGTATTCGGTACAATCATCGGTGTCATTTTAGAAAAATCAGGCGCTGCCTTACGTATGGCTGAAGTCGTCTTAAGAATCGTCGGGGAAAAAAGACCACAGCTCGCGATGAGCGCCATCGGAAGTATCGTCAGTATCCCCGTTTTCTGTGATTCAGGGTATGTTATTTTATCCTCATTAAAGAAAGCGCTTGCAAATAAAACAAAAGTTACAGTCGCCTCTATGGCGATTGCCTTATCCACAGGTCTGTTCGCCACGCACACCTTAGTGCCACCTACTCCTGGACCTATCGCAGCCGCAGGAAATATCGGTGCCCAAAATTATTTAGGAACGGTCATTTTATTCGGTATCATCGTTGCCATTCCTGCTATCCTGGTTGGATACCTTTGGGCGGTCAAAGCCGGCACTAAAATTCATATTGACCAAAGTGAAGAGGACGCTCTCTATGATTACGACGAGGTCGTCAGCAGTTTTGGCGATATGCCTTCAGCCACTAAATCATTCGCTCCTATTTTAGTTCCGATTCTTTTGATCGGATTCAGCTCTGTCATCACTTTCGCTGGATGGGAAAGTCCGCTATTTTCATTCTTCCTATTCCTAGGTTCGCCTGTTGTCGCTCTTCTCGTTGGTGTGTTATTCGCCTTCGCTCTTCTTCCAAAATATGATGAAGAAACGCTGACCCAATGGGTCGGAATCGGGATTAAAGAGGCCGCTCCTATCCTGTTGATTACAGGAGCAGGTGGAGCGTTTGGGTCTGTCATCAGCTCCACAAGCATCGCTGATCTCATTAAAGGAATCGCTGGGAATGAAGTAGCGGTTGGAGCTGTATTCATCTTCATTCCATTCATCATCGCAGCCGCCTTGAAGAGTGCTCAAGGATCGTCTACAGCAGCCATTGTCATCACATCAACATTAATTGCTCCCCTTCTTCCGCAAATCGGAATCGAAGGAGCTGTCCCGCTGGCACTCGTCGTCATGGCCGTCGGTGCAGGCGCTATGGTCGTCTCCCACGTCAACGACAGCTATTTCTGGGTCGTAAAAGAATTCAGCGGAATGTCCATCACGCAAGCCTACAAAGCTCAAACGATGGGAACGTTGCTTCAAGGACTTACGGCGATCATTGTCACTTCATTTCTATGGTTTATACTGGTATAA
- a CDS encoding LCP family glycopolymer transferase, with product MSRSKKHEKKKGRWWKVSLVLLVLLLLPVGVYAYSVYSGAKNTVDSKMHQQVASIDHELTEKKRKEKEPLNILLMGVDERAGDSGRSDALMVLSVDPNENRSQIISIPRDTRTEMVGDSSQAGNLDKINHAYAFGGADMAIQTVENFLDIDLDYYVQVNMEGLEEMVDAVGGITIQNDIEWYGKDNFHYKKGELTMDGEEALGYVRMRYDDPKGDLGRNERQRKVIQGIVDKGMNVGSINKIGNVMDVLGKNVATNMDFSTMQDLMKNYSGARENLSTYQMTGTGTKINGIYYLEVPNQEVEDVREMILDFNS from the coding sequence ATGAGTCGTTCTAAAAAACACGAGAAGAAAAAAGGTCGATGGTGGAAGGTATCCCTTGTTTTATTAGTGTTGTTGTTATTACCAGTAGGTGTTTATGCTTACTCTGTATATAGCGGGGCTAAAAATACGGTGGATTCGAAAATGCATCAACAAGTTGCATCCATTGATCATGAATTGACAGAGAAAAAGCGAAAAGAAAAAGAACCGCTCAACATTTTGCTGATGGGCGTTGATGAAAGAGCTGGAGATTCCGGGCGTTCTGACGCTTTAATGGTGTTGTCTGTTGATCCAAACGAGAATCGCAGCCAAATCATCAGTATCCCTCGTGATACACGCACGGAGATGGTCGGCGATTCTTCTCAAGCGGGAAATCTAGATAAAATCAATCATGCTTACGCTTTCGGTGGAGCAGATATGGCCATTCAAACGGTTGAGAATTTTCTTGATATCGATCTCGACTACTATGTTCAAGTGAACATGGAAGGTTTGGAAGAAATGGTGGATGCTGTTGGTGGAATTACCATCCAGAACGATATTGAATGGTATGGGAAGGATAACTTCCATTATAAAAAAGGTGAACTGACCATGGATGGGGAAGAAGCTTTAGGCTATGTTCGTATGCGTTATGACGATCCTAAGGGTGACCTTGGGCGTAACGAACGCCAACGTAAAGTCATCCAAGGAATTGTAGATAAAGGGATGAATGTCGGATCCATTAATAAAATTGGTAATGTCATGGACGTTCTTGGTAAGAATGTTGCTACCAATATGGATTTTAGTACGATGCAGGATTTGATGAAGAACTATAGTGGGGCGAGAGAAAATCTTTCCACTTATCAGATGACGGGGACAGGCACTAAGATTAATGGAATTTATTATTTGGAAGTTCCGAATCAGGAAGTAGAAGATGTACGAGAAATGATACTTGATTTTAATTCGTAA
- a CDS encoding glycerate kinase — MKVVFAPDSYKGSLSSIQVAEIMKKAWHSVIPDSENIMKPMADGGEGTLEVFSTSVPHEKVHFSCKGPLGEERESWYVKLEDGLAVIEGAEIAGLPLVPTEKRNPDHTTSYGIGQAIHHALDEGCTNLIVAIGGSSTNDGGLGMLQALGMKTYDENNQETGMYGKDLHAVKRVDFSKLDSRLKDVTIRVASDVDNPLTGNRGASHIYGPQKRATEQQVYAYDHALDHYGKLIEEVLGKNIMNTPGAGAAGGLGFAFLTIGALLESGAKLVGEAIKLHDAIRDADYVITGEGQSDEQTLYGKAPGYVAELAKDNHTPVILLSGSLGTNYGALNERFTSCYSIAPGPVSLENCLKNAEEYLFETTRQIARLIITKQ, encoded by the coding sequence ATGAAGGTCGTTTTTGCCCCTGATTCTTACAAAGGGAGTTTGTCTTCCATTCAAGTCGCTGAAATCATGAAAAAGGCTTGGCATTCAGTCATCCCGGATTCAGAAAATATCATGAAACCAATGGCCGATGGTGGAGAAGGCACGTTAGAAGTATTTTCTACTTCTGTGCCGCACGAAAAAGTTCATTTTTCATGCAAAGGGCCGTTAGGGGAAGAGCGGGAAAGCTGGTATGTAAAACTGGAGGATGGTCTGGCGGTGATTGAAGGAGCAGAGATTGCCGGCTTACCACTGGTCCCAACAGAAAAACGCAATCCTGATCACACAACAAGCTATGGCATCGGGCAGGCCATCCATCATGCGTTAGACGAGGGATGCACGAACTTGATCGTAGCTATTGGGGGAAGCTCAACGAATGATGGTGGGCTCGGAATGTTACAGGCACTTGGGATGAAGACCTATGATGAAAATAACCAGGAGACAGGGATGTACGGAAAGGACCTGCATGCCGTGAAACGGGTGGACTTTTCTAAACTGGACTCTCGTCTCAAAGACGTTACCATCCGTGTTGCTTCTGATGTAGACAATCCACTGACTGGGAACCGTGGAGCAAGTCATATCTATGGCCCACAAAAAAGAGCGACCGAGCAGCAAGTATATGCTTATGATCATGCTTTAGACCATTATGGAAAACTCATTGAAGAAGTGCTTGGCAAGAACATCATGAACACGCCGGGCGCTGGCGCAGCCGGCGGCCTTGGTTTTGCTTTTCTTACCATTGGTGCGCTTCTTGAATCAGGTGCAAAGTTAGTTGGCGAAGCCATCAAGCTCCACGACGCCATCCGTGATGCTGATTATGTCATTACTGGAGAAGGACAAAGTGATGAACAGACTCTTTATGGAAAAGCGCCAGGGTATGTAGCTGAACTGGCAAAAGATAACCATACGCCCGTCATTCTCCTATCAGGGAGTTTAGGTACAAACTATGGAGCATTAAATGAGAGATTCACGAGTTGTTACTCCATAGCTCCAGGTCCTGTGTCGTTGGAGAACTGCCTGAAGAACGCAGAAGAATATTTATTTGAGACAACAAGACAAATCGCAAGGTTAATCATCACCAAACAATAA
- a CDS encoding CdaR family transcriptional regulator, whose protein sequence is MELTAQLGKEIIYRLSQYIDVPINLMDPTGKIVASTDPERIYQTHGGAQQVIKTLKAQQITSKMVDQFSNTKPGVNLPIFHKGELAGVVGLTGDPDQVYQAAGMTQGSVEIALEQLYIQKQSFYQERQWNHWFHRLISDEETEDLEKEARYSLRADLKKAWQVFVFQTNAPFDFVERLRTQSEQLQLKPLFILPFHENLVVMPLPFQEQTPPIKTDGPAAVGEPGYSAKGIYTSFQQAAQTIDIAGKAGEIIHSGTLKVERLLSSITKDTYIEITEPYAIRLDRLETPYLETLHTFFNNDLKMSRTADDLHVHRNTLHYRLDQVHKKVGLDARNFKDAIILQAILINH, encoded by the coding sequence GTGGAACTCACCGCTCAGTTAGGAAAGGAAATTATTTACCGTCTCTCTCAATACATCGACGTGCCGATCAACCTCATGGACCCTACCGGAAAAATTGTCGCCAGCACCGATCCCGAGCGCATTTACCAAACACACGGTGGAGCTCAACAGGTGATAAAAACACTGAAAGCCCAACAAATTACAAGCAAAATGGTGGACCAATTTTCAAACACCAAACCCGGAGTCAACCTTCCCATTTTTCATAAAGGCGAACTCGCAGGTGTCGTCGGTTTAACAGGAGACCCAGATCAAGTGTATCAAGCAGCAGGTATGACTCAAGGATCGGTCGAAATTGCGCTCGAACAACTCTATATCCAGAAGCAGAGTTTTTATCAGGAAAGACAGTGGAACCACTGGTTTCATCGGCTCATTTCAGACGAAGAAACCGAAGACCTGGAGAAAGAAGCCCGCTATTCTTTACGTGCAGACCTTAAGAAGGCATGGCAGGTCTTCGTTTTCCAAACAAACGCACCTTTTGATTTCGTCGAGCGACTGCGCACACAGTCAGAACAGCTGCAACTCAAACCGCTTTTCATTCTTCCTTTTCACGAGAATTTAGTGGTCATGCCTCTTCCATTTCAAGAGCAGACCCCACCAATCAAAACAGATGGACCTGCCGCTGTTGGTGAACCAGGGTATAGTGCAAAAGGGATTTATACATCTTTCCAACAAGCAGCGCAGACGATCGACATTGCAGGAAAAGCCGGAGAAATCATTCACAGTGGGACACTTAAGGTGGAACGGCTTCTTTCAAGCATTACAAAGGACACGTACATAGAAATCACAGAACCTTATGCCATCCGTCTGGATCGATTAGAAACACCCTATTTGGAAACGCTCCATACTTTTTTCAATAACGATTTGAAAATGAGTCGGACAGCTGATGATTTGCATGTCCATCGAAATACGCTTCATTACCGGCTGGATCAAGTCCATAAAAAAGTAGGACTGGATGCACGGAATTTCAAAGATGCGATCATCCTGCAAGCCATTCTAATAAACCATTGA
- the fabG gene encoding 3-oxoacyl-ACP reductase FabG — protein sequence MSGRFENRSAFVTGGSRGIGKGIALRLADEGAKIGIIDVNEEALKEVESEFREKGYEIFCQVADVVDYEQVDTAMQEAFNRFGSLDILVNNAGVIRDNMLFKMTDEDWDTVMNVHLKGSFNAARAAQRIMVENKYGRIINISSTSALGNRGQANYATAKAGLQGFTKTLAIELGKFGITANAVAPGFIETEMTKETAARIGISFEDLVEASINKIPVGRSGKPEDIANAVAFFADERSSFVNGQVIYVAGGPKN from the coding sequence ATGAGTGGTAGATTTGAAAACCGATCCGCTTTTGTAACAGGCGGAAGTCGTGGAATAGGAAAAGGAATTGCGCTGCGTTTGGCAGATGAGGGCGCCAAAATCGGCATCATTGATGTCAATGAAGAGGCCCTCAAGGAAGTGGAATCAGAATTCAGGGAAAAAGGGTATGAAATCTTCTGTCAGGTGGCGGATGTCGTCGATTATGAACAAGTGGATACAGCCATGCAGGAGGCCTTCAACCGATTCGGATCTCTGGATATTCTCGTCAACAATGCAGGAGTCATCCGTGATAATATGCTGTTCAAGATGACGGATGAAGACTGGGATACCGTCATGAATGTTCATCTGAAGGGTTCATTTAATGCCGCCCGTGCTGCGCAACGAATCATGGTTGAGAATAAATACGGGCGTATCATTAACATCTCTTCCACATCTGCGTTAGGGAACCGTGGTCAAGCGAATTATGCCACGGCGAAAGCAGGGCTGCAGGGCTTTACCAAGACGCTGGCCATCGAGTTAGGGAAATTTGGAATCACTGCCAATGCGGTCGCACCGGGCTTTATCGAAACGGAAATGACGAAAGAAACGGCAGCACGCATCGGCATATCATTCGAAGACCTTGTCGAGGCAAGCATCAATAAAATCCCTGTCGGCAGGAGTGGGAAGCCGGAAGACATCGCCAATGCCGTCGCATTTTTTGCAGATGAACGTTCTTCTTTTGTAAATGGTCAGGTGATTTATGTCGCAGGTGGTCCTAAAAATTGA